GGAAAATGCTTGTCAGTGATTCATAGTAAGTTAATCACAAAGTTCAGAATTTTGGTGGGGCGAGAGCTCGATGTCTGAGCACCAGATTGCCAGATTCagatcagaaattcagaacagGACAAAGCAATGGACCCCCGTGCAGTTGCAACTCCAACTAGAGGACACGCCAGAGGGACCCGACACAGGTTTCTTTCCGGTTTATCCCAACAACAATTTTGTCCTTTCATGTGTGTGCAACCAGCAGCGACAAGAAGACTATACGCTTCTGCAAACTGCTTATGCTTATCCTGAACCAGGAGTAGTTTCCAGCCAATGGACCTGCAATTTGCAGTAATTCATCTCAACTTCTGAAAATAGTTTTTGCCTGCCTTGGCTGTGATTGTGACACTACCCTCGTATTGTATTTTCGCTTGTACTTAGATACTGAAATCcgaattttaaaccttaaattttgactttttcaacatattttatttctagctttcaattttatatctctaaaaatacatatataaaagtttttttataaattatttttttatttacaaatactaAACAATTACCCTCTAGTTGATTGCATGCGTATAACCGGTTATCTGTGACTGTGATTGGGGCGCGCTAGGTATACGTTTATCACGGCTTCTTAGGCATCCGTGCGCCTAACTCGTTGATTAGCTTTTACTACGATATTCGTTCCGTTTTGTATCAAATTTACAGAGATTACGGTAAgtcacttaattaattttattaaatctaccattaaatattaacatatttattttgtgctgAAAtgttggtgtattttttataaactcgATCAAATTTGAATGTGTTTATCTTAGTGCAAATCTAAAGTGGCTTGTAACATGACACGACGACAAACTTATTGTACATGTGCAGTTTAGTGGTTGAGCATCCGTATTGAGGGTGGTTGCAAATTTAGTGTCATCACGTAATCAATCTCAACCTTATCTGCATGAATTAATCAGTCGCGTGATTACCAGTTTAGCACAAACTTGTAGCTATTGCTGATCCCTCGGCAGCAGGGCACCAACAAGTCCTTGTCCATGCCGGCATgcgtggaggcgacggcgtggcAATGGCATGCAGGCAGGAACATGTAAGTTGCCGTTGCCGGTGAAGTGTCCCAAGTCACCGTTATTCTGTTCGGACGGTGGCTCTGGCGAGCAATTTTAACATTTCTGAGAAGTTACCCTTCTTCTGTTCGGACGGTGGCTCTGGCGagcaattttaacatttttgaGAAGTTACTAGGtagtattattgttttatatataaaatttggtattttttggtaccttagatactagaatataacaaattttacatataaaacagtggtacctcacaATACCTACCTTACGGTACCAACTTAATGATGAGAAAAATACTCGGCTCTCGCTaggccggcggccggtggcgagCGGATTCCTCTCCGGCTCAGGCAACGCTCAGCTCACGGAGATGAGGATGACTCCGGTCGGTACACGAGTGATTCATAGCTGACTTtagtttatataataaatgttttattatttattttattttttagactgaAAATGGACGATTGGacgaggggagaggagaagaTACAGTGGCCCAGATTAGCGCGATGATAATGCCTCCATTGTTTAGCTTATGCTTaagtttataagctaaatttaaatccaaaacataattttaaagttgattttgagtttttttcatcttagtttatttttttactatttagttttagattactaaaacatgaatataaaaaatttactcaaaactattttttaattataaatatttttatggtaaCAAAACAATGAGGCTAAATGTATTTTCCCTTTCCAAAACCTCCGTCTTCGATCGCCGCCACCGGTAGCGGTccttcaaattttcaaaaagaaCCCCCAGTGTTTGTAGAAAAGATCTAACCCATTTTTTTATCTGTATAGTACATAGTCTATACATGTTTAATCTTGTTCGGATGCAGTTTGTCTAATGTACCAATGATATTAATTAAGGTGGTTACTGACCATAGGACTCATCACTTTAACTGGGATGATCTCGGCGGGTACTGAAATTTGCAAAATAACCCCTGATTTTAGTGATTTGCATAGCTCACTCTCCATATTTATCGaccttatctttttatttttcttataagctACTGCTAGAACTGGGCACAAAAAGACCGCGATCGAGAGACCGAATCGAATAGACCAAGATCGAGACCGAAAAAATCGAGACCGAGAAATTCGGTCCCGGTCTcgggtggaggaggtgaaaGACCGAAAAATTTGGTCCGGTCTTCAGGTAGAGGTCTTAGGTAACCGAAATACCCGAACAGACCGAattccgccgcctcccctccgccgcctcctcccacccgcctccccacctcctcccgccggccttcgGGTAACCGAAATCTCAGGCACTTCGGTCAGGACTAAGACCGAGACCGAACAAGACCGAGACCGAATTTCTCGGTCTTGAGTTTTTTTCAAGACTGATCGGGCCCGAGTTCTGGAAGAACGAATTTTCTTTGAAGACTGAAGACCGAGACCGAACCGAAAACCGAACGTTCAGGCCTAGCTACTAACTCCGTTTCGTAatgcaagatgtttgatttgttCGTTGtaacgtttaatcattcgtcttatttaaaaatttagtagaaatataaaaaatgacaagttgtacttaaagttcttttgataataaactaagtcacaagcaaaataaatgatatttttataattttttgaataaggcaaatgatcaaacattacaatcaaaaaagtcaaacattttacgttaggaaacggagggagtaaaacttaaattttcaatattaaatttatagcagattttggaatttttttcctattttatttttcggtctttgtttttatatctaaaaacacgtatataaaagttatatttataaattattttttataaatatagcgTTTGTCATTTTCCAACCAGTCGCCCCCTACGATCCAGAACGTATGGAACAATCACATCGCCTCCCCTCGGGtgttcgccggcgacggcgtccgaTGGCCAGGCCTCCACCGCTTCGATCTCCCAGCATCACCGCCGCCCACCGGTGCGCTTCTCACCCTCGCCCTCCGTCACGAGCCCGTGgcctcgctctctctctccccctcgccGCCTTCACTACCAATGCGCTGGGCTCTCCCGTCATCACGAGGTCCCCCTCTGCGCATGATCTGCTTGATTCTCGCGAAAGGTGGCCGCCGCTGTTCATTGGTTGGCCACAAACTCGAACCAAAATCGAACTATTGTGCCGGAACAATGCGATTTCCTAGAGCTTCAATGAAAGAGCCAATGCCTCTCTCAAATTCCGATGTCGGAATTCAGATTGCATTGTAAGTTTCAGCCTGAGTTCGTAAAATCGAAATTCTTATGTGTTAGGGAAATCGAGGCATAACTGAGAAGCAGATTTAACGtaaaacccttgcgggaaaaaaTCACGGGTGCTAACCGGCAATTATTCACCatgaggtgatgattacaatagcaggGAAATACACCAGGCCGTCGTACCCTTTCCGTGCAGCTTACAAGGGATATCTATACGGGAAAATCAAGGAGTCCTAATAGGACAAGATTGACAGAATCctattagaaaactaatcctactcctactcctactccaagTAGGAGACGGTTAGAAGAAACCGAGtaggaaactagtaatataatctaaatacattacagataataatttggatcatatctctaacaatctctaccttgagacgaattctcttgtagcataaaaattGTAAATCACCAGAAACCTCATGTAGATAAAATCACTTTGCGGTAAATAGTAGTCTTTTGAACTATAATAAGCACGAGCCAAACTTGAGGACAACGAATATCTCGCTTATTTTGAACAAGAGCAGTGAAACATACTTCAAATCGCCATGGGAATAAAACCATAAACCcgttggtataaattggtaGAACCCAGCAGAGATGCGAACCAAAACGAAGTATTTGAATCTCCTGATAAAGCTCATAAAAATTGGTCATGTGCTTATAGCAGTTTCTCTAACATCACGTGATCAAAACAAGAGcattgaataatactttaaaaCTCGTCATAGGATCAAATCCTAAAGTTGGTGGTATAAATTGGGGGAACCCAACATAACAGCGAAACGAAGTATTGAAATCTCCTGggaaatttgatcaaagtgatAAACGGAAACGAAAATTTTCTCGATGAATTATTTTTCCCTTCCAAACATCAGCTGGTAGAAGAAAACTTTCATCTGAACTTATCATATGCTAAAATTGATCTTGCCATCAAACTTCTCAATGTTTAATTTGGTGAAAGACTTCGAGAAAAATTATAgaccaaaaaatataatagaataaaaaaagttacttAATACGAAGACCGATACGGATGTAGAAAATTCCGCCGAAAAATCCTTTTGACACTAGAACATGAACGAACAGACAAAGCTTTGTCGCTGCTATCATTTCATGCCTGCCTCGGGGACCGTGCAATGGCAGCATTACTAGTTCGATGTTGTTGttgtactgctgctgctgctggctgtCGACGAGGAGAAGCGAAGATTGTGGCTGGTGCGCCGTCGATGTGACGAGATACGACCGGCCAAAACGCGGGACGAAGAACGCCGTAGCAGAATAGATCTGATAGGTCTGATGATacctctgataccacttgttaaaaaaattaagacatAACCAAAAAACAGACTTAACGTATAACCCTTACGGGAAAAAATCACGGGCGTCAACCAGCAATATCCACTGtgaggtgatgattacaatagcaggAGAATACATTGGGTCGTTGCACCTTTTCCGTGCAGTTTACAATGGATATATAGGGGGAAATCTGGAGTACTAATAGGACGAGACTGacagaatcctattaggaaactaattctactcctactccaaataaaaaactgttagaaaaaactagtaggaaactagtaatataatctaaatacattacagataataattcggatcatatttttaatattatgtgTTGTATGTAGGAAAATGTAGGAAATGGAACTCGATAGAGATGGAATTATCACGTCATCTATAGATTAATGGGGcctcatatatgtataataacTTTGCTTTACTCGAGTAATTATTTTGACACTTTGACGGACAGTAGTACCGGCACGTACGATCATGGCATGCACACACcaacaacaaattaaatgaCGATCGAAAAACTCAGCTAATCAAGCTTTGTACAGCACGGCGGGAGAATGTCGCCACGGCGCCGTCGTGGCCCCCCGGAGCGCGTTCTTGCCGGCGACCGTCCGGTAGTACGACGGCAACGCCGCGACGCCCTTGTccgggccgccggcggcggccatcgcCATGGTCGGCGACGGGGTGACCTGCATGAACATGTAGTTGCCGGCGAAGAGGTCCCCGACGTAGGGGCTCCCTTCCCTGAGCCGCCGCAGCACCTTCGTCACCGACGCCCTGACcgcgccgcccaccgccgccgccttcctccgcAGGGCCCTCGTCAGGCCCGAGATCCTCAgccgcggccgcctcctcctcctccacgtcaccctcctcctcccgacggcgccgccatggccgccgtaATCGAGATCAGGCGCCGGCGGGAGCTTCTTGAGGCGGCGGTAGGAGAACCTTGTGCTGCTGCTCATCATGATCTATGGCAAAGCCAAAGCTAGCTTCTTTGGCATGCAGCAAGCGACATGGGTGGGACGGCGATGATCAATGAGAAGTGGTAGTTGAGGCGAGGATTAAAGAGTGTCGTTGGAGCAGTGGCAGGAGGTGATGCGTGCGTGCATTGAACCCGGACACCGGCGCACACTGTGGATAAGTCCCTCTCACCTTCGTCTTctcgtttctgtttataattattaatcaaaatttaaatttttgttttaaatttaaattagatttttagagttttttaacgtagtttatttttagtattaatttttgtaTCACCAATAActcgtatataaaaattttatttaaatttgttttgatgtattatttattcttttcataATAAACCAAACAACCGGAGTGAAGTGGAGTGTACACTAGCCTAGCCAGCGGTTTGGAACTTGGGAGGAGGCGGGAGATCGTCGAATTAATCGCCGCTTGGGGGTTGGACCGCTCGATTAATTCCGTCGTCGGATGTGGGATGCCACCACCGCGAAAACCAGGAGATTTCGACCAAATTTTGACGAATTTTAAACCAAGCCTACAGTTTCATATTTGGATTTCTCGATATCTGATTTCGGGCCACATGAAAATCATGAAATTTTGCGGAAGCCAGGTCTTGGAGATATGTTGaccgtttatcttatttaaaagaattatatgGTTACTTGTTGTGATTTAGTTTGTTATTAACACTTAGTACATTGTTACGTATGTgcataaaagtttaaataagacaattttatatatatgcacaaaaaATCAATAAGACGAACGATTTAACCTACGTGTACACACTAATGAGGTCTTCTATTACAAACCGAAACCAAAGGGCGTAATAAAGTCACTTCCCAGCCTCCCAGGGTAGCAGGACTTTGGttcacaaattttgaattcatcACACAAAATTCAGATCTCCACAAGCTGCTCAGTTCAAGTTGAATTTCAAACGAATTTAACACATTCATGAACTTTGTCATCCTGCTGACTTGTATTTCAACCCAAAACGAGATTGCAAACGCTCGACTAGTAGACCTTGTCAGTTGTCACCCCTGTATCGTTCAGAAGCAAAATCAGATCATCAGAAACAATCAACCAGTCATGGTTCAAGAGGAAGccctcaaaaaattatgagaaaTTATAGGTTCAACATGATAGATGTTCCATAGCATAGACCCAAGATAGACCTCTGAAAATTGGAGGCAGATATTCTATGCCCtctcatattaaaaaaaaaaggcggtTTTTACACTTGAAGATCCTCTTCTCAACAGCAGTAGCACATAGCAAAACCCGGGCAACATGTGCTAGACAAGGGCCTGCCACCACTGTGGCTTTGACCTAGGCACAGCTGCTACCCATTTGCCTTATACCCCACCCCCATCCATATTTACATGCACTAACAAGTATAACAGCACGCCGAGACGGTGCAGGACGCTGTATTGTGCTTGCCCACCCGCCCGGGAGCTTGATCGGCTGGCCACAACCAGATAAGAAGAACCGGCGGTGCCTCATCCTCTTCTTGAAAGTTGAAACCTGAAACCTCCCTAATTTACATCTGGGCTAGCCGTGTATTTCCTTCGTCATAGTAGTAGGCTCAGTAGAATACACACAAGAGGTACAAGGACCCAATAACTGGAACGCCGCTGGCTCCAGGGAGTGTTTGCTGCAATGGCAGAATAAATGGTCAGAATGAAAGCTGCTGCATGAGGTAAATAGAATATAACTCTATGTGCATAGATTCATCAATCAATGATGTTCTTTCACTGGAATCAACGACGCATTAATTAAACTATCCATGGCTAGTTACAAACAGAAACCTATACATGTCAATTGGTAAAATAAAGTAATGCAATGTTCTCAAATTATTGAATActccatttttatttgttcGATATAGGTTAGTTCAAAATGACGTTGACCAACACCAAAAGAAATACAGAGCAAGTAATTCAGATCTAAATATATCAACATAAGCTGCAAAATGAGCAAAGCTCATAAGTAGCCATGAATGTTAAAACATGGCTATATAAGATGTAGCAACAAAAATTTCTTGTCCTATCCAAAATTACTTGCTCGATTCGACTGTTCACATTGCCTTATGCTATCTAGAGTAACTGATCTTTTCTTGGCTCGCAAATATTTTGCCACTTAGTGCAAGTAAATTCCAAGGGTTACAAACTTATGCATTCTAAGGTGGAGGCACTTGTTTTGCTGAGAAGAAAACCTAACAGTTGATGTCTGAATCAACTGTGAGCTGTACTTATACTCCATCTAGTTGACAGAAACATATCATCAGACGATAGGCAAACTCAAGCATGATCTGGAGTTCTGAACTTGACACAAATGTATTATGATTCATGAACAGATTGTCAAACTATCATCCATGGAAAAATCATAGAAATGTGACCTCAATCCAGCAGTTGGCATAAAGATCAAACACAATGGATTTATCGCATTAGCTTCAGGAGCAGAAacaattaagtaaaaaaatcttcaATTTCTCCAGCAAGATAAAATTAATACAATCTTAACTTATCCCCACATTGTAAAGTAAATGATTGTGCTCATTTTGGAGATAACACTTCACTAGAGGCTGAGAAAATGTTAAAAGGATAGGGTGAAAAACTTACATGAATGAGGTGCAGGGGCCAGAGATGACATTCCAGCAGGAACTCGTCTTGATTCATGTTCACTTGGAGGATGAGCGTGAGCAAAAGAAACAGTGGGCAAAGGCGACTCAGGAAGAACTGGAGGGGATGGAATAGGGGACCTACTGTGAACACTGGGATTCCGTGGTGATAGTGAGTGAGGTGGCAAAGCAACCGGTGGAGCAAAATGATCATTGGCTGTAGGCTCAGGAGCCGGCATTACATGAGCTTTGCTCTTTGGCTTGTCAGTGCCATATGGACACCCAGATGGAGGTGGAGCTCCATACCTGGGTTCGTGCACAGGGGAATGTactggagctggagctggagatGGAGCTGAATGCCTATTGTCTTCATGACCatggtgatggtgatgatggtgatgatgaccatgatggtGCATGGGTGCTGGACTAGGTGCATCATAACCATCCCCACTATGTAAAGAATGTCTAAGATAGGATGAAAGGCTTATCTGCTTTACTCTGCCAAATACAGTATGGTTTAGACCCAGGTTTCCTGAAGATGAATTAGTAATTGTTTGCGCCAACTGCTTCATCCTTGGTACAGATGGCTGGTGATTCCCAACTTCCAGAAAAATGGAGGTCTCAACAACAGTTGGAGGTTCAACCGTTGAACCGTTCAGATTTGCCAATTTGATATAGAGATTCTACAATGGATGGAAAATATGAGTTCAAGCCATGAATAAAAAGGTAagattcaaaataaaaattcatagGATGCATTGGAAATCTTGGCCCCTTTGTTTCCAGATATTGCCTAAACTAGATCAGAAGCGCCATCCATTATTCATATGCACATAgaataaaatgaaatgaaatggatACATGCATTTTTAAAGCAGAAAACAGTAAAAATTCAGGTATAAAGAGTCTGAAGGCATAAACACCATGTTCCTTGGCTTAGATGTAGATATCAATATTGCATCTgtgcccctttttttttccatgccTCTTTGCAAAAAGTTTGAAGTCAAGATTACATCTCAAAATAATCTGTTGTGTCCCTGCATGATATCTCATGCCTATAGACCTAAATTTGTACACATGTCCCTGAACCGTAGACTGTAGTATGAACAAATGCCCCTAAGAATAGAATTGTTCAGTAGCACTACAAATCATGAGGAAGAAATACAAGTTTGACAGGTTGTATGATATGAGCAAGTGCCTAAATTAGAGTAGTAGACAAATACCAAAAACTTCACATATTCCAAAATGAATGACACTTCAAGGGAGGTGATATCAAATGAACAGAACTATGTAACTTCCTAACTAACGGAAGTGATAAATGAGCTAGGCCAGAAGGTAGCACTAACCTCATAGGAATTGAGTAGTAGCCCAGTTTTCATTTGATCCTTTAACTCATCAATTCTATCTTGCACTTTGTAGATTGGGAAATTCAGAGTGAAGTTAAAAGTTGCGTGAGGTTTCTGAGGAAGAAAAGCAGTTTGTGGAGGAATGATTGTTATTCCTCCAGGGAATTTAATCACTTCAAAGGACGACGAATTTCCAAAAAAAGATTCAGTCAACTGGAGCGTCGACTGCCGCACAACAAAGGACATAAAATAAGACCTAAGAATGCTCAACCATGTTGAAGATAAAGTCGAATTCTTTGGATAAGGCACAATGCTGAAGACAACATTTGTCCAGTTTGTCCAGTTTGATCCAACTAATGGTTGTAGCGAATTTACTACCACCTGTAGAAGTATGCAAACATCAGATTGCGACATGATGAAGAAATATGTACAAATAAAGGATGTTTGCAGGGCATACAGTGGAGTTAGGAATGCCAATTTCCTCGTAGATGTCCAATTCAAGCTTAGATGCATTTCCATTCAGCTCAGGAACTGTCTTATGCAGCCTAAAGCTCGCCACTATGTcagctgaaaaaaatataggtttgTAAGACAAATACcttaaaataaagtaattagCAGGATCAAAATGTATTACAGTTCTAGTACTCCTACACAACAGAATAAAGAACATTCTGTTTGTTCTGCATAATGTcctaaatatagattaaaacgTATAGCACAACATTCCAAAGGCAACTTCAGTAAACAGTAAATACCTACCAGAGTTTCCTCATTATACAGCTAGTAGAATTAATGAACGTTCGCATGGTTGGAAATGAACTGCAACCAGAAGTATTGGCTAGTAATTTACTATGTTTCAACCCTTCATTACAGCCATTCCAAAACTTTGAACTACCCAAAAATGGAAATGGGCACGACAGTACAAACATCAGTGACAGAACCACACAAATATGCAACGCTCGCAAAATAATTGGGCACACCTGACTAAGTTAAGTAATTCTATGGAGCGGCAAGCTGACGAGATTTGCCTCTTTTGGCATTAAATATTTCCCCAAAATTTAACTCCCTCGTTTTGCAAAACAAGCACCGACACATAGCTAACGCGATACAGATCAAATACTGACATCAAATCTAGCAGAAATAAACTCTGATGGAATGGTGACGCTAAGGCACagaaatgtttaaaaaaaaatccgtctcGCGGCCTAAACCGAACAGCACATAAATCGCATTGACCAGTTCCTCACGGCCAGTTCAAAATTTCCGTACATCCAGATCCAAAGCTCAGAAACAGTGACTACTCATCAATCCGCCACGAGCTAAGCAGGAATCGAACAGCAGATTCCACTCATCAACCAATGCAACAGACGCACGAAGCAAGTAGAGATCTCGCAATGCAGCCTCTCGGTCGGGCTCACCTTCGAAGCCGGCGCCCGGATCCGGCCCCTCCGATcccctcccgcgccgcgcgaacGGCGGGAGCCAGAACACCGCCGACAGCAGCACGGCGA
This is a stretch of genomic DNA from Oryza brachyantha chromosome 1, ObraRS2, whole genome shotgun sequence. It encodes these proteins:
- the LOC102701040 gene encoding uncharacterized protein LOC102701040 is translated as MGKEAGGEGQRQQQGWPPDGAGGGGGGGGGRGSGGRGWWLCGGGGARGVVRLKCVAALVLGVAVLLSAVFWLPPFARRGRGSEGPDPGAGFEADIVASFRLHKTVPELNGNASKLELDIYEEIGIPNSTVVVNSLQPLVGSNWTNWTNVVFSIVPYPKNSTLSSTWLSILRSYFMSFVVRQSTLQLTESFFGNSSSFEVIKFPGGITIIPPQTAFLPQKPHATFNFTLNFPIYKVQDRIDELKDQMKTGLLLNSYENLYIKLANLNGSTVEPPTVVETSIFLEVGNHQPSVPRMKQLAQTITNSSSGNLGLNHTVFGRVKQISLSSYLRHSLHSGDGYDAPSPAPMHHHGHHHHHHHHHGHEDNRHSAPSPAPAPVHSPVHEPRYGAPPPSGCPYGTDKPKSKAHVMPAPEPTANDHFAPPVALPPHSLSPRNPSVHSRSPIPSPPVLPESPLPTVSFAHAHPPSEHESRRVPAGMSSLAPAPHSSNTPWSQRRSSYWVLVPLVCILLSLLL
- the LOC107305119 gene encoding uncharacterized protein LOC107305119, which encodes MMSSSTRFSYRRLKKLPPAPDLDYGGHGGAVGRRRVTWRRRRRPRLRISGLTRALRRKAAAVGGAVRASVTKVLRRLREGSPYVGDLFAGNYMFMQVTPSPTMAMAAAGGPDKGVAALPSYYRTVAGKNALRGATTAPWRHSPAVLYKA